One region of bacterium genomic DNA includes:
- a CDS encoding glycosyltransferase, whose amino-acid sequence MKVALFAVLYPIRSGLANYCHNLLPKLKELAEIDIFIDDYDPDDEAITSQFEVMNYLRFEERLASEKYDAIIYELGNDLHYKFMYHYIFNFPGIVVLHDFNLHPSRASMLRASADEETYRRELEDCVGPRGSEIARLVCAGEQFNPLLNVFPMNEKVLRSSRAAIVHNPYVKRLVQEVAPRTPAYLVNMGLPEPGRTLKRAESRRRLNLPASKFIVLNQGFVGPHRKPEVVLDGFARFVKKHPKSMLVFTGDPDPRVDLACMIRTRALTEAVRLENYVQDDVFHTYIAAADVVLNLRTNAIRETSATMLTAMLLGRPVIATRLAHNCYLPPSVCLFVEHSPAEANDLAARLESLWSNPKQGEAIGKAARAYVRSNHSLAQSARGYKAAIDAVVAQPEERTREPRTLRERLPWLAEEKASVLDEICAPEHHKQVGEVLREAMSDLGLIE is encoded by the coding sequence GTGAAAGTCGCTCTGTTCGCTGTTCTGTATCCAATTCGCTCCGGTCTAGCTAACTACTGCCATAACCTGCTCCCCAAACTCAAGGAGCTTGCCGAGATCGACATATTCATCGACGACTACGACCCGGACGACGAGGCCATAACATCACAGTTTGAGGTCATGAACTACCTGCGTTTTGAAGAGCGACTCGCCAGCGAGAAATACGACGCCATCATCTATGAGCTCGGCAACGACCTGCACTACAAGTTTATGTATCACTACATCTTCAACTTCCCCGGAATTGTCGTCCTGCATGATTTCAACCTGCACCCGTCCAGGGCCAGCATGCTCCGCGCCTCGGCCGACGAGGAGACCTACCGGCGAGAGCTCGAGGACTGCGTCGGCCCCAGAGGTTCCGAGATCGCGAGGCTTGTCTGCGCCGGGGAGCAGTTCAATCCGCTGCTTAATGTCTTCCCGATGAACGAGAAGGTGCTGAGGTCCAGCCGGGCCGCCATTGTTCACAACCCCTACGTCAAGCGCCTCGTCCAAGAGGTGGCTCCGCGGACGCCCGCCTATCTCGTCAACATGGGTCTGCCCGAGCCGGGGAGGACTCTGAAAAGGGCGGAGTCGCGAAGGAGGCTCAACTTGCCGGCGAGTAAGTTCATTGTTCTCAACCAAGGCTTCGTTGGGCCCCACAGAAAGCCCGAAGTCGTCCTCGATGGCTTCGCTCGGTTCGTAAAGAAGCATCCCAAATCGATGCTCGTATTCACAGGCGACCCCGATCCGAGAGTTGACCTTGCCTGCATGATCAGGACTCGCGCTTTGACCGAGGCAGTCCGGTTGGAGAACTATGTGCAAGACGATGTTTTCCATACCTACATCGCTGCCGCAGACGTCGTTCTGAATCTCAGGACGAACGCAATCCGCGAGACATCTGCGACGATGTTGACCGCGATGTTGCTTGGCAGACCAGTGATCGCCACGCGGCTTGCTCATAACTGCTACCTTCCACCCAGCGTATGCCTCTTCGTGGAGCACTCGCCCGCCGAGGCGAACGACCTTGCGGCGCGGCTCGAGTCGCTTTGGTCCAACCCCAAACAGGGCGAGGCGATTGGCAAAGCTGCCAGGGCTTACGTGAGAAGTAACCACAGCCTCGCGCAGTCGGCCCGCGGCTACAAAGCCGCAATCGACGCGGTCGTTGCGCAGCCCGAAGAGAGGACAAGAGAGCCCAGGACGCTCCGGGAGCGGCTGCCCTGGCTGGCCGAGGAGAAGGCGAGTGTCCTGGACGAGATATGCGCTCCTGAGCATCACAAGCAGGTGGGCGAGGTCTTACGGGAGGCGATGTCAGACCTCGGGCTAATCGAATAA
- a CDS encoding nucleotidyltransferase family protein, with translation MNEASRMAVRDLASEDEIAEFCRRWEIVEFALFGSAVRDDFGPDSDIDVLVTFTPDAPWSLFELVEMQDELKDMFGRDVDLVEEEALKNPFRRRAILREKRVIYATH, from the coding sequence ATGAACGAAGCAAGCAGGATGGCGGTTCGGGATTTGGCTTCTGAGGACGAGATCGCCGAGTTCTGCCGGCGCTGGGAAATTGTCGAGTTCGCTCTTTTTGGCTCGGCTGTTAGGGATGATTTTGGCCCGGACAGCGACATTGACGTTCTGGTCACCTTCACGCCCGACGCTCCGTGGAGCCTTTTTGAGCTGGTTGAGATGCAGGATGAGCTCAAGGACATGTTTGGTCGAGATGTGGACCTTGTTGAGGAAGAGGCGCTCAAAAACCCTTTCAGACGGCGCGCTATTCTACGTGAGAAGAGAGTCATATATGCCACCCACTGA